GCTGGCAATTGGGTAAGCGCCCGGTGCCTGCACTTTCTGCCGCAGGCATCGCACCTAATACGGAAGCGTGGCGTTGGAGTGGCGCCCCAAGCCGTGGCTTGCTTATTGTACCTTTGCTGTTATGACTGCATTCCTGAATCGGAGCCTAGGGCTGTTGTTGGCCGCGGTGGTGGCCCTGCCGGCCTGCCAGCGCGCTGCTTATCAGCCCCAGGCCCAATTGCCGAGCACCACGGCCGTTGCCGTAACGGCTGCCCAGCCCGCCGACCCCAAGGTAGAAGCCGTGGTGGCGCCGTACCGCCAAAAGGTAAAAGAGCAGATGGACGAGGTAATTGGCACCGCGCCCTCGGCCATCCGCAAGAACCCCGGCGAGTCGCCGCTGGCTAACTTCACGGCCGATATCCTGCGCGAGCGGGCTGCCACGGTTCTGGGCCAGCCCATCGACCTAGGCGTAATGACCAACGGCGGCCTGCGCGCCGAGCTGCCCGCCGGCAATATCACCGTGGGCTCGGTGTTCGAGCTGATGCCGTTTGAAAACGAGCTGGTAGTGCTGGATGCGCCCGGCCCCGTGGTGCAGCAGATGTTCGACTACGCCGCCCGCGTAAAAATGGCCCTGGCGGGCGCTACCTACGCCGTGGCGGCCGATGGCAAGCCCACCGA
The sequence above is drawn from the Hymenobacter sp. YIM 151858-1 genome and encodes:
- a CDS encoding 5'-nucleotidase C-terminal domain-containing protein, producing the protein MTAFLNRSLGLLLAAVVALPACQRAAYQPQAQLPSTTAVAVTAAQPADPKVEAVVAPYRQKVKEQMDEVIGTAPSAIRKNPGESPLANFTADILRERAATVLGQPIDLGVMTNGGLRAELPAGNITVGSVFELMPFENELVVLDAPGPVVQQMFDYAARVKMALAGATYAVAADGKPTDIRIGGQPFDAARTYTIAISDYLAGGGDQLTFFKPIKPRTTGVLVRSAINDHIRQLTKAGKPVEAKVEGRVKLIN